The following coding sequences are from one Eucalyptus grandis isolate ANBG69807.140 chromosome 11, ASM1654582v1, whole genome shotgun sequence window:
- the LOC104424840 gene encoding coumaroyl-CoA:anthocyanidin 3-O-glucoside-6''-O-coumaroyltransferase 1, with the protein MQLNSSSILCTGVRLHYQPLFYSLLATRKIPPPTDEMMKIKILHRYDISPPANSVPTTTLPLTFFDIPWLLFSPMRRLFFYDFPQSPESFTQTTLPLLVRSLSLCLCRFFPFASSLVLPLAPPQKPYILYSDGDSLSLTVAESAADFTDLFSNEPHDATLIHPLVPQLPPPRASDGARVGPLMAIQVTLFRNKGICIGVQFLHVVADGRSFTHFMKSWASIHRSGGDPTCIESDDLSPFHDRGVIKDLNGLEPILLKDCWSCVGPSSSLSPSPSPSPSPILHIVANKVRAMFILQKAHIDRLKAQILSQLKNDGLDSESDPIHLSTFVVTCAFIWVCIVKSRDEEHQCRDQSSPERGNDEFCHFVFVADCRDRLKYSIPLTYFGNCLVACYLSEKRNTLLGKSGILHATRTIGRRVKEIGTGGALRGMEGWIRNFNMIKDGDVVSVAGSPRHKVYDTDFAWGRLRKSHVVHIDASRSISLTESRDGDGGVEVGLALTTVCMEKFISLFEKGLKSFMSP; encoded by the exons ATGCAACTCAATTCTTCATCCATCTTATGTACTGGAGTGCGTCTGCATTATCAGCCTCTCTTTTATAGCTTACTCGCCACAAGAAAAATTCCTCCACCAACGGACGAGATGATGAAGATCAAGATCCTCCACCGTTACGACATCTCGCCGCCCGCGAACTCAGTCCCGACGACCACTCTCCCTCTCACCTTCTTTGACATCCCGTGGCTTCTCTTCTCCCCCATGCGACGCCTCTTCTTCTACGACTTCCCTCAATCCCCTGAATCCTTCACTCAGACCACCCTCCCGCTCCTGgtccgctctctctccctctgtctctgCCGCTTCTTCCCCTTTGCCAGCAGCCTCGTCCTCCCCCTGGCGCCGCCCCAGAAGCCCTACATCCTCTACTCTGACGGCGACTCCCTCTCCTTGACTGTCGCCGAGTCTGCCGCCGACTTCACTGACCTCTTTAGCAATGAGCCGCATGACGCCACGCTAATACACCCTCTGGTGCCTCAGCTCCCACCGCCGCGTGCATCCGATGGCGCACGTGTGGGGCCCCTTATGGCGATTCAG GTAACTCTGTTCCGAAATAAGGGCATTTGCATTGGGGTCCAATTCCTCCATGTGGTAGCAGATGGGAGGTCCTTCACTCACTTCATGAAATCGTGGGCGTCCATTCATAGGTCCGGAGGGGACCCCACTTGCATTGAGTCAGACGACTTGAGTCCTTTTCACGATCGAGGAGTGATCAAAGACTTGAATGGGCTCGAGCCCATACTCTTGAAAGATTGCTGGAGTTGCGTTGGCCCAAGCTCGAGCCTGAGCCCCAGCCCGAGCCCAAGCCCGAGCCCGATTCTTCACATTGTTGCGAACAAGGTAAGAGCAATGTTTATCCTTCAAAAAGCTCACATCGACAGGCTAAAAGCACAAATCTTAAGCCAACTCAAGAACGACGGCCTTGACTCGGAGTCGGATCCAATCCACTTGTCCACGTTCGTGGTAACGTGTGCATTCATATGGGTATGCATCGTCAAATCAAGAGACGAAGAACACCAGTGTCGTGACCAATCATCGCCGGAAAGGGGTAATGATGAATTTTGTCATTTCGTCTTTGTTGCGGATTGTAGAGACCGACTCAAATACTCGATACCCTTGACATACTTCGGGAACTGCCTGGTCGCATGTTATCTCTCAGAGAAGAGAAATACGCTGTTGGGAAAAAGTGGAATTTTGCATGCCACAAGGACTATAGGGAGAAGAGTCAAGGAAATAGGGACAGGTGGAGCATTAAGAGGGATGGAGGGATGGATAAGGAACTTTAATATGATTAAAGACGGGGATGTAGTGTCCGTGGCTGGGTCACCGAGACACAAGGTGTACGACACGGACTTCGCATGGGGGAGGCTAAGGAAGAGCCACGTGGTGCACATTGATGCATCAAGGTCAATCTCTCTCACAGAGAGTAGGGATGGAGATGGTGGTGTGGAGGTCGGGTTGGCATTGACTACAGTTTGCATGGAGAAGttcatttctttgtttgaaaagGGATTGAAATCATTTATGTCACCTTAG